Proteins co-encoded in one Papaver somniferum cultivar HN1 chromosome 5, ASM357369v1, whole genome shotgun sequence genomic window:
- the LOC113278289 gene encoding shikimate O-hydroxycinnamoyltransferase-like translates to MVMEVRVRESSVVKPAEETPKVCLWTSNFDQLCVVHAQAVYFYKPPESDDGFSSSSGDFFNSTVLKHGLSKALVTYYPVAGRLKRNESGRAEIHCTGEGAIFIEAETDSFMKDLGEFTPNEQLAPLFSRIDYSDISSYPPFLAQVTHFKCGGVCLSTALSHILVDGVSGINFINTWSDLCRGVEDIKKPVPYFDRTLLRARDPPKVYFSHIEYKLPSVDLPATSPLPKIAIAKLNLSTLQANQLKSKCNKYQYRRFSSYEVMAGHIWRCLCKARELKDDEETTISIPLDCRSRSRPPLPDGYFGNAIFDNTVRAFSGDIVSKPLSYTVNLIHETFRSSGNNEYLRSAIDYLELNPSIRTIAKGKGCNFRLPTWVRLPLYEADFGWGKPIYVGPGVNRFLGRTFLIPNPAGSDGGVCLIIPLESEYQMNIFKKDFYDI, encoded by the exons ATGGTGATGGAAGTTAGAGTGAGAGAGTCATCCGTTGTCAAACCGGCAGAAGAAACACCAAAAGTGTGTTTATGGACGTCAAACTTCGACCAGCTATGCGTAGTACACGCACAAGCTGTGTATTTTTACAAGCCTCCAGAATCAGACGACGGTTTTTCTTCCAGTTCTGGCGATTTCTTCAACTCTACTGTACTCAAGCATGGTTTAAGTAAAGCTCTAGTTACTTACTACCCAGTTGCTGGGAGATTGAAGAGAAATGAGTCAGGTAGAGCTGAAATCCATTGCACTGGTGAAGGTGCCATTTTTATAGAGGCAGAAACAGATTCATTTATGAAGGATCTCGGCGAATTCACTCCTAATGAACAACTTGCGCCTCTCTTTTCTAGAATTGATTATAGCGATATCTCTTCTTATCCACCCTTTCTGGCTCAG GTAACTCATTTCAAGTGCGGTGGTGTTTGTCTAAGTACAGCACTAAGCCATATATTAGTCGATGGAGTCTCCGGAATTAACTTCATCAATACGTGGTCAGATCTATGTCGAGGAGTTGAAGACATTAAAAAACCTGTCCCGTACTTTGATCGAACCTTATTACGTGCTCGTGACCCGCCAAAAGTTTATTTCTCTCATATCGAATACAAACTACCTTCTGTTGATTTACCTGCTACTTCACCCTTACCCAAAATTGCAATTGCCAAGCTAAATCTCTCAACCCTGCAGGCCAATCAACTGAAATCCAAATGCAACAAGTACCAGTACCGCCGGTTCAGTTCGTACGAAGTCATGGCAGGACACATATGGCGTTGTTTATGTAAAGCACGTGAACTTAAAGACGATGAAGAAACCACAATATCTATCCCATTAGACTGTCGTTCGCGTTCACGTCCTCCTCTTCCTGATGGTTATTTCGGGAACGCCATATTTGATAATACTGTAAGGGCATTTTCAGGTGATATTGTCTCAAAACCATTAAGTTACACCGTTAATTTAATACACGAGACGTTCAGGTCATCTGGAAACAATGAGTATCTTAGATCAGCCATTGATTATCTGGAACTAAACCCAAGTATCCGTACCATTGCCAAAGGTAAGGGATGCAATTTCAGACTTCCAACCTGGGTTAGATTGCCATTATATGAAGCTGATTTTGGGTGGGGAAAACCAATTTATGTGGGTCCGGGTGTGAATAGGTTTTTGGGTCGAACTTTTCTGATTCCAAACCCGGCGGGGAGTGACGGTGGCGTTTGTTTAATTATTCCTTTGGAGTCTGAATATCAGATGAATATTTTTAAGAAAGATTTTTATGATATTTGA
- the LOC113278290 gene encoding shikimate O-hydroxycinnamoyltransferase-like, whose protein sequence is MVMEVRVEETSVVKPAEETPKVCLWTSNFDQLCVVHAQAVYFYKPPESTDDGSLSGSNDFFNSAVLKDGLSKALVTYYPVAGRLKRNESGRTEIDCTGEGAIFIEAETDSFMKDLGEFTPNEQLAPVFPKLDYSDDDISSYPPFLVQVTHFKCGGVCVSTALSHILVDGVAGINFINTWSDLCEVLKTLKNQSLSLIERYYELVTHR, encoded by the coding sequence ATGGTGATGGAAGTTAGAGTGGAAGAGACATCTGTTGTCAAACCGGCAGAAGAAACACCAAAAGTGTGTTTATGGACGTCAAATTTCGATCAGCTATGCGTAGTACACGCACAAGCTGTGTACTTTTACAAGCCTCCGGAATCAACAGACGACGGTTCATTGTCCGGATCTAATGATTTCTTCAACTCTGCTGTACTCAAGGATGGTTTAAGTAAAGCTCTGGTCACTTACTACCCAGTTGCTGGGAGATTGAAGAGAAATGAGTCTGGTAGAACTGAAATAGATTGTACTGGTGAAGGTGCTATTTTCATAGAGGCAGAAACGGATTCATTTATGAAGGATCTTGGCGAGTTCACTCCTAATGAACAACTTGCGCCTGTCTTTCCTAAACTTGATTATAGCGACGACGATATCTCTTCGTATCCACCATTTCTGGTTCAGGTAACTCATTTTAAGTGCGGTGGTGTTTGTGTAAGTACAGCATTAAGCCATATATTAGTCGATGGAGTCGCCGGAATCAACTTCATCAATACATGGTCAGATCTATGTGAGGTGTTGAAGACACTAAAAAACCAGTCCCTTTCTTTGATCGAACGTTATTACGAGCTCGTGACCCACCGATAG